In one window of Bombus vancouverensis nearcticus chromosome 10, iyBomVanc1_principal, whole genome shotgun sequence DNA:
- the LOC117157096 gene encoding wee1-like protein kinase isoform X2, which produces MACSPPYKRVRALRLFDSPATPKTLMEKSTMHTPFPTKCTRLFSLDKPRPCNYQNKSDKPAANVNPFTPNGMLLTARKRTRSKRSLIGSPDIQIPKFDLGDSEDSDNEIEQATKRVALQDSNIPRYHQEFHELGLIGTGEFGSVYKCINRLDGCIYAIKKSIKPVAGSINEKNALNEVYAHAVLGKHQHVVRYYSAWAEDNHMIIQNEYCNGGSLADGIINLEKEKKHFTEAEMRQLLLHVAEGLRYIHSMQLVHMDIKPGNIFISKEKRLLAVNYDSADDGFDEEETVEEEITYKIGDLGHVTSVNNPQVEEGDCRYLPTEILREDFSHLPKADIFALGLTVYEAGGGGPLPKNGPEWHDIRNGNLKELPHYSRDLNELLKLMIHPNPEMRPSAICLIQHRVLCPFGNKTKAQLRRELNAEKLKNEILSKQLQEAAKCLKTIAPNVAAINNNTMNAGGYELRPTPTRTSSRVVGKKVNRSNSTTNF; this is translated from the exons ATGGCATGTAGTCCACCTTACAAACGTGTTAGAGCATTACGGCTTTTTGATTCTCCCGCTACTCCAAAAACGCTAATGGAAAAGAGTACGATGCATACTCCATTTCCGACTAAATGTACCAGACTGTTTTCATTAGATAAACCTAGACCATGTAATTACCAAAATAAATCTGACAAACCTGCTGCTAATGTGAATCCTTTTACACCAAATGGAATGCTGTTAACTGCAAGGAAACGCACTAGATCTAAGCGTAGTTTGATTGG TTCTCCAGATATTCAAATTCCAAAATTTGATCTCGGCGATTCCGAAGATTCCGATAACGAAATAGAACAAGCTACAAAACGTGTAGCATTGCAAGATTCTAATATTCCACGATATCATCAAGAGTTCCATGAGCTTGGCTTAATTGGGACAGGTGAATTTGGTTCCGTTTACAAATGCATTAACCGATTAGACGGATGCATTTATGCCATTAAGAAAAGTATTAAACCTGTGGCTGGAAGTATTAATGAAAAGAATGCCTTAAACGAAGTATATGCGCATGCTGTACTCGGTAAACATCAACACGTTGTAAGATATTATTCTGCATGGGCAGAAGATAATCACATGataattcaaaatgaatattGTAATGGTGGTAGTCTAGCAGATGGGATTATCAacttagaaaaagaaaaaaagcattTTACTGAAGCAGAAATGCGACAATTATTGTTACATGTTGCTGAGGGTTTAAGATACATTCATAGCATGCAATTAGTACATATGGATATTAAACCTGGAAATATCTTTATTTCCAAAGAGAAGAGGTTACTCGCAGTTAATTATGATTCAGCTGACGATGGTTTCGACGAAGAGGAAACTGTAGAAGAAGAAATTACTTACAAAATAGGAGATTTGGGTCACGTTACATCCGTTAATAATCCTCAAGTTGAAGAAGGGGATTGTAGATATCTTCCAACGGAGATTTTGCGGGAAGATTTCAGTCACTTACCAAAAGCTGATATTTTCGCTTTGGGATTAACTGTTTATGAAGCAGGGGGTGGAGGTCCATTACCTAAAAACGGACCAGAATGGCATGATATTAGAAATGGAAATTTAAAGGAATTACCACATTACAGTCGTGATCTTAACGAATTACTTAAA TTGATGATTCATCCAAATCCTGAAATGAGACCATCAGCAATATGTCTTATACAACATAGAGTATTGTGTCCATTTGGAAATAAAACAAAAGCACAACTTCGGCGGGAATTGAAtgcagaaaaattaaaaaatgaaattctatCAAAACAGCTGCAAGAAGCTGCTAAATGTCTAAAAACTATTGCCCCAAACGTAGcagcaattaataataatacaatgaaTGCAGGAGGCTATGAATTAAGACCTACACCAACTAGAACTTCGTCTCGAGTAGTGGGTAAAAAAGTCAACAGAAGCAATAGCACTACAAACTTTTAA
- the LOC117157099 gene encoding sodium/bile acid cotransporter 7 isoform X1, which yields MRTDYVQDVQPKKRQNELLYRYGYFLSMLLCMMLASLKPHFGKTNGVLNGNIIIRYFAVPLTYLEAGLLCDPKTLYLTLSNGSLLIFTMTFIYILMPFLMRVGVCLLTYANVNVWLLKGMEVLYCMPPPFNTSFVLCQLAQADLSTSIVITLVSHFGGLFISPILLYFVLGASTPPLVGVNVKETIYSTIVPLIIGIAIQIVILKYDVCFKIKSPWFSQGLLLATAYHWFCDAVLVDASSLQATDVLLCVLLACVGQLFVSCLCWILCSRWLPRNILLAALFTSTHKSVGLGSWVLRGAYHGSAHGPAVNLPLSVLPVAQLLLGSLLASWLSP from the exons ATGCGAACAGATTATGTACAGGATGTTCAACCAAAGAAAAGGCAGAATGAACTTTTATATAGATATGGATATTTTCTATCAATGCTTTTATGTATGATGCTTGCCTCACTTAAGCCACATTTTGGTAAAACAAATG GTGTTCTGAATggaaatattattattcgatattttgctGTTCCTTTAACGTACTTAGAAGCAGGCCTATTATGTGATCCAAAAACACTTTATTTAACATTAAGCAATGGTTCtctcttaatatttacaatgactttcatatatattttaatgccCTTTCTGATGAGAGTTGGAGTATGTTTATTGACTTATGCCAATGTCAATGTGTGGTTATTGAAAGGAATGgaa GTACTTTACTGTATGCCACCTCCATTTAATACAAGTTTTGTTTTGTGTCAATTGGCACAAGCAGATTTGTCAACAAGCATTGTGATTACTTTAGTATCTCATTTTGGAGGATTATTTAtatctcctatattattatactttGTG TTAGGGGCATCTACACCTCCCTTAGTTGGTGTGAATGTAAAGGAAACCATTTATAGTACAATTGTACCATTAATTATTGGTATTGCAATTCAAATTGTGATCTTAAAGTATGATGTTTGTTTCAAAATTAAGTCACCTTGGTTTTCTCAAGGACTATTATTAGCTACAGCATATCATTGGTTTTGTGATGCTGTGTTGGTAGACGCATCATCTTTGCAAGCTACTGATGTGTTATTATGCGTATTACTTG CTTGCGTGGGACAACTATTTGTTAGCTGCTTGTGTTGGATTTTGTGCTCTCGGTGGTTACCTCGGAATATCTTGCTAGCTGCACTTTTTACAAGTACTCACAAATCAGTTGGTCTTGGAAGCTGGGTTTTACGTGGTGCTTATCATGGTTCAGCCCATGGTCCTGCAGTAAATTTACCATTGTCTGTACTACCAGTTGCACAATTGCTGTTAGGTAGTTTATTAGCTAGTTGGTTGTCTCCATAA
- the LOC117157099 gene encoding sodium/bile acid cotransporter 7 isoform X2: MRTDYVQDVQPKKRQNELLYRYGYFLSMLLCMMLASLKPHFGVLNGNIIIRYFAVPLTYLEAGLLCDPKTLYLTLSNGSLLIFTMTFIYILMPFLMRVGVCLLTYANVNVWLLKGMEVLYCMPPPFNTSFVLCQLAQADLSTSIVITLVSHFGGLFISPILLYFVLGASTPPLVGVNVKETIYSTIVPLIIGIAIQIVILKYDVCFKIKSPWFSQGLLLATAYHWFCDAVLVDASSLQATDVLLCVLLACVGQLFVSCLCWILCSRWLPRNILLAALFTSTHKSVGLGSWVLRGAYHGSAHGPAVNLPLSVLPVAQLLLGSLLASWLSP, translated from the exons ATGCGAACAGATTATGTACAGGATGTTCAACCAAAGAAAAGGCAGAATGAACTTTTATATAGATATGGATATTTTCTATCAATGCTTTTATGTATGATGCTTGCCTCACTTAAGCCACATTTTG GTGTTCTGAATggaaatattattattcgatattttgctGTTCCTTTAACGTACTTAGAAGCAGGCCTATTATGTGATCCAAAAACACTTTATTTAACATTAAGCAATGGTTCtctcttaatatttacaatgactttcatatatattttaatgccCTTTCTGATGAGAGTTGGAGTATGTTTATTGACTTATGCCAATGTCAATGTGTGGTTATTGAAAGGAATGgaa GTACTTTACTGTATGCCACCTCCATTTAATACAAGTTTTGTTTTGTGTCAATTGGCACAAGCAGATTTGTCAACAAGCATTGTGATTACTTTAGTATCTCATTTTGGAGGATTATTTAtatctcctatattattatactttGTG TTAGGGGCATCTACACCTCCCTTAGTTGGTGTGAATGTAAAGGAAACCATTTATAGTACAATTGTACCATTAATTATTGGTATTGCAATTCAAATTGTGATCTTAAAGTATGATGTTTGTTTCAAAATTAAGTCACCTTGGTTTTCTCAAGGACTATTATTAGCTACAGCATATCATTGGTTTTGTGATGCTGTGTTGGTAGACGCATCATCTTTGCAAGCTACTGATGTGTTATTATGCGTATTACTTG CTTGCGTGGGACAACTATTTGTTAGCTGCTTGTGTTGGATTTTGTGCTCTCGGTGGTTACCTCGGAATATCTTGCTAGCTGCACTTTTTACAAGTACTCACAAATCAGTTGGTCTTGGAAGCTGGGTTTTACGTGGTGCTTATCATGGTTCAGCCCATGGTCCTGCAGTAAATTTACCATTGTCTGTACTACCAGTTGCACAATTGCTGTTAGGTAGTTTATTAGCTAGTTGGTTGTCTCCATAA
- the swm gene encoding zinc finger protein swm isoform X1 produces MIIENPDQFKAWLTAVLEPLCDADPAALAKYVYALVKKDKTLEELRGGMVEQLDVFLQQETKNFVELLFKTLETQEYVLPPPKSDPDGGGTPPGVNPPPPALTTDKVTESTIAITSMNTNPPAPLQMNGSAPMAIGKRETRKSDSDKVDKEKEKRSRSRSGRMRSRTRSRSRSWERDRRRSRSREHIRRDRERDRSRPWRNESPPNTRRHDRRRSRSRSTSPIRPRIRDGPDNRDHRARFRNRSPTPLRSRSRSRSLDRKKIDRTERMEVDRTERIDGSPGGGTPTQDSNHGDVDMRLSTTSQSIQSVVAVASSVPNNQPGFQAKRRCRDFDEKGYCMRGDLCPYDHGTDPVVLEDVALSRVLTFGPHSAQAPGTVPVTAVPEPPPGPNGNAPPQHLPLASLPPPHLRNQHHSDMDAFAEYNPDAPSMEPRMPWGRHPQPGPGIYGRGRRELISVPVIPHTNSSEIPHTQTNPLKRKQAFDFNRLGPKQRVVHNPANCSLELKKVPRSLNNITQLNNHFSKFGKIVNIQVNFGGDPEGALVTFQLPAEAKAAYRSTEAVLNNRFIKVFWHNNVNNNAAGGAIENVPPGCRPSVKERLGAAVTAPAKTEENEYIPTRRSTEEQVSQTLVPTSPKTTTVPTREDKVLAIKKTQEILAAKETLKKKQEEKRKEALKLTADLRKRKQELLDKHLIEIRALIDKAEKNPEQKDAIMATIKTMQQSIDNLRKDLAANGQIGGNKTQIKSREQTQKEILDAELDLMTAQQEGQDAGELQKRLNELRAQAAALGLNAGPTAGRGTRSSRVIRGSHALSYRGRGRGSFAHVSVDHRPTSLLVSGYETEEKAEVLAHFQQFGEIVNQIVDDATPSIVINFKSRKEAEIALVKGRTFQDRLLSITWVSGHHLHRGGGGTNANASVQLSSRSEQAPPPTDEDIDLEGNAEALLLEENEEEEDEDGESRSWRR; encoded by the exons ATGATAATAGAGAACCCGGATCAATTCAAGGCGTGGCTCACTGCCGTCTTGGAACCACT TTGTGATGCAGATCCTGCTGCATTAGCAAAATATGTATATGCTCTCGTTAAGAAGGACAAAACACTGGAAGAGTTGCGAGGTGGAATGGTTGAACAGCTCGATGTATTTTTGCAGCAAG AAACAAAAAATTTTGTGGAATTGTTATTTAAAACATTAGAGACTCAAGAATATGTACTTCCGCCTCCAAAAAGTGATCCAGATGGTGGTGGGACACCACCAGGTGTAAATCCACCACCACCAGCATTAACTACAGATAAAGTAACTGAAAGTACAATTGCAATTACTTCTATGAATACAAATCCCCCTGCTCCACTTCAAATGAATGGATCTGCACCTATGGCAATAGGTAAACGTGAAACTAGAAAATCAGACTCTGATAAAGTTgacaaagagaaggaaaaacgTTCTAGGAGTCG AAGTGGTCGGATGAGGTCCCGAACAAGGTCACGTTCGCGCTCATGGGAGAGAGATAGACGTAGATCAAGAAGCAGGGAACATATTCGTCGCGATCGAGAACGCGACAGGAGTCGGCCATGGAGAAACGAATCGCCACCAAATACACGACGACATGACAGAAG aCGGAGCAGAAGTCGTAGCACATCACCAATACGACCAAGAATACGAGACGGTCCTGATAACCGTGATCATAGAGCACGATTTAGAAATAGATCTCCGACACCACTTCGATCTAGATCCCGATCAAGATCATTAGATCGTAAAAAGATAGATCGCACTGAAAGAATGGAAGTGGATAGAACAGAAAGAATTGACGGAAGTCCTGGTGGAGGTACTCCAACACAGGATAGCAATCATGGTGATGTAGACATGAGGTTGTCGACTACTAGTCAATCAATTCAAAGCGTCGTTGCCGTCGCTTCTAGTGTTCCAAATAACCAACCAGGTTTTCAAGCCAAGAGGAGGTGCAGGGATTTTGATG AAAAAGGTTACTGTATGAGAGGTGATCTTTGTCCCTATGATCATGGTACAGATCCTGTTGTATTAGAAGATGTAGCTCTAAGTCGCGTTCTGACCTTTGGCCCACATAGTGCTCAAGCACCAGGAACAGTACCTGTAACAGCAGTACCAGAACCACCCCCAGGACCTAATGGAAATGCTCCACCACAACACCTCCCTCTCGCAAGTTTACCTCCTCCACATTTAAGGAATCAACATCATTCTGATATGG ATGCTTTTGCGGAATACAATCCAGATGCACCAAGTATGGAGCCGCGAATGCCATGGGGTAGACATCCTCAACCTGGACCTGGAATTTATGGGAGGGGTCGACGGGAACTGATCAGTGTGCCAGTAATTCCACATACAAACTCGTCTGAGATACCACATACTCAAACAaatccgttaaaacgtaaaCAAGCATTTGATTTTAATCGTCTTGGACCAAAACAACGAGTGGTACATAATCCAGCTAATTGTTCTCTGGAATTAAAAAAAGTTCCACGTAGCCTGAACAACATAACCCAGTTGAataatcatttttcaaaatttggtaaaattgtaaatatccAAGTTAATTTCGGGGGAGATCCTGAGGGAGCGCTGGTTACCTTCCAGCTACCAGCTGAAGCAAAGGCTGCATACAGAAGCACGGAGGCTGTGTTGAATAATAGATTTATCAAAGTTTTTTGGCATAACAATGTTAACAACAATGCAGCTGGTGGTGCTATTGAAAACGTACCACCAG GATGCCGTCCCTCTGTCAAAGAACGATTAGGTGCTGCTGTAACTGCGCCAGCAAAAACTGAAGAAAATGAATATATTCCCACTCGTCGTTCAACCGAAGAACAAGTCTCACAGACTTTGGTTCCAACTTCGCCAAAAACCACCACTGTTCCTACGCGAGAAGACAAGGTTCTTGCAATAAAAAAGACACAAGAAATATTAGCCGCTAAGGAAACGTTAAAGAAAAAACAGGAAGAGAAACGTAAAGAGGCATTAAAATTAACTGCTGATTTGCGTAAAAGAAAACAAGAATTATTAGATAAGCATTTAATAGAAATTCGAGCTTTGATTGACAAAGCTGAAAAGAATCCAGAACAAAAAGATGCAATTATGGCAACAATCAAAACGATGCAACAATCTATTGATAATTTACGTAAAGATTTGGCTGCAAATGGCCAAATTGGTGGTAACAAAACGCAAATCAAATCTAGAGAACAAACCCAAAAAGAGATCTTAGACGCAGAATTAGATTTAATGACCGCGCAACAGGAAGGACAAGATGCTGGAGAATTGCAAAAAAGATTAAATGAATTGCGAGCACAAGCTGCTGCATTAGGTTTAAATGCAGGGCCAACTGCTGGTCGAGGTACAAGATCTAGTAGAGTTATACGAGGTAGTCATGCATTATCATATAGGGGACGCGGCAGAGGAAGCTTTGCCCATGTTTCAGTAGATCATAGACCTACAAGTCTTCTAGTCTCTGGTTACGAAACCGAAGAAAAGGCTGAAGTTTTAGCACATTTTCAA CAATTTGGAGAAATAGTGAATCAAATAGTAGATGACGCAACGCCTTCAATTGTAATCAATTTCAAATCAAGAAAAGAAGCTGAGATAGCTTTAGTAAAAGGACGCACATTTCAGGATAGATTATTGTCTATAACTTGGGTCTCTGGACATCACCTACATCGTGGCGGTGGTGGTACAAATGCAAATGCATCTGTACAACTTTCTTCACGTTCTGAGCAAGCACCACCACCCACCGATGAGGATATTGACTTAGAA GGTAACGCTGAGGCATTACTTCtcgaagaaaacgaagaagaagaagacgaagatggTGAGTCGCGAAGCTGGCGGCGATAG
- the swm gene encoding zinc finger protein swm isoform X2: protein MIIENPDQFKAWLTAVLEPLCDADPAALAKYVYALVKKDKTLEELRGGMVEQLDVFLQQETKNFVELLFKTLETQEYVLPPPKSDPDGGGTPPGVNPPPPALTTDKVTESTIAITSMNTNPPAPLQMNGSAPMAIGKRETRKSDSDKVDKEKEKRSRSRGRMRSRTRSRSRSWERDRRRSRSREHIRRDRERDRSRPWRNESPPNTRRHDRRRSRSRSTSPIRPRIRDGPDNRDHRARFRNRSPTPLRSRSRSRSLDRKKIDRTERMEVDRTERIDGSPGGGTPTQDSNHGDVDMRLSTTSQSIQSVVAVASSVPNNQPGFQAKRRCRDFDEKGYCMRGDLCPYDHGTDPVVLEDVALSRVLTFGPHSAQAPGTVPVTAVPEPPPGPNGNAPPQHLPLASLPPPHLRNQHHSDMDAFAEYNPDAPSMEPRMPWGRHPQPGPGIYGRGRRELISVPVIPHTNSSEIPHTQTNPLKRKQAFDFNRLGPKQRVVHNPANCSLELKKVPRSLNNITQLNNHFSKFGKIVNIQVNFGGDPEGALVTFQLPAEAKAAYRSTEAVLNNRFIKVFWHNNVNNNAAGGAIENVPPGCRPSVKERLGAAVTAPAKTEENEYIPTRRSTEEQVSQTLVPTSPKTTTVPTREDKVLAIKKTQEILAAKETLKKKQEEKRKEALKLTADLRKRKQELLDKHLIEIRALIDKAEKNPEQKDAIMATIKTMQQSIDNLRKDLAANGQIGGNKTQIKSREQTQKEILDAELDLMTAQQEGQDAGELQKRLNELRAQAAALGLNAGPTAGRGTRSSRVIRGSHALSYRGRGRGSFAHVSVDHRPTSLLVSGYETEEKAEVLAHFQQFGEIVNQIVDDATPSIVINFKSRKEAEIALVKGRTFQDRLLSITWVSGHHLHRGGGGTNANASVQLSSRSEQAPPPTDEDIDLEGNAEALLLEENEEEEDEDGESRSWRR from the exons ATGATAATAGAGAACCCGGATCAATTCAAGGCGTGGCTCACTGCCGTCTTGGAACCACT TTGTGATGCAGATCCTGCTGCATTAGCAAAATATGTATATGCTCTCGTTAAGAAGGACAAAACACTGGAAGAGTTGCGAGGTGGAATGGTTGAACAGCTCGATGTATTTTTGCAGCAAG AAACAAAAAATTTTGTGGAATTGTTATTTAAAACATTAGAGACTCAAGAATATGTACTTCCGCCTCCAAAAAGTGATCCAGATGGTGGTGGGACACCACCAGGTGTAAATCCACCACCACCAGCATTAACTACAGATAAAGTAACTGAAAGTACAATTGCAATTACTTCTATGAATACAAATCCCCCTGCTCCACTTCAAATGAATGGATCTGCACCTATGGCAATAGGTAAACGTGAAACTAGAAAATCAGACTCTGATAAAGTTgacaaagagaaggaaaaacgTTCTAGGAGTCG TGGTCGGATGAGGTCCCGAACAAGGTCACGTTCGCGCTCATGGGAGAGAGATAGACGTAGATCAAGAAGCAGGGAACATATTCGTCGCGATCGAGAACGCGACAGGAGTCGGCCATGGAGAAACGAATCGCCACCAAATACACGACGACATGACAGAAG aCGGAGCAGAAGTCGTAGCACATCACCAATACGACCAAGAATACGAGACGGTCCTGATAACCGTGATCATAGAGCACGATTTAGAAATAGATCTCCGACACCACTTCGATCTAGATCCCGATCAAGATCATTAGATCGTAAAAAGATAGATCGCACTGAAAGAATGGAAGTGGATAGAACAGAAAGAATTGACGGAAGTCCTGGTGGAGGTACTCCAACACAGGATAGCAATCATGGTGATGTAGACATGAGGTTGTCGACTACTAGTCAATCAATTCAAAGCGTCGTTGCCGTCGCTTCTAGTGTTCCAAATAACCAACCAGGTTTTCAAGCCAAGAGGAGGTGCAGGGATTTTGATG AAAAAGGTTACTGTATGAGAGGTGATCTTTGTCCCTATGATCATGGTACAGATCCTGTTGTATTAGAAGATGTAGCTCTAAGTCGCGTTCTGACCTTTGGCCCACATAGTGCTCAAGCACCAGGAACAGTACCTGTAACAGCAGTACCAGAACCACCCCCAGGACCTAATGGAAATGCTCCACCACAACACCTCCCTCTCGCAAGTTTACCTCCTCCACATTTAAGGAATCAACATCATTCTGATATGG ATGCTTTTGCGGAATACAATCCAGATGCACCAAGTATGGAGCCGCGAATGCCATGGGGTAGACATCCTCAACCTGGACCTGGAATTTATGGGAGGGGTCGACGGGAACTGATCAGTGTGCCAGTAATTCCACATACAAACTCGTCTGAGATACCACATACTCAAACAaatccgttaaaacgtaaaCAAGCATTTGATTTTAATCGTCTTGGACCAAAACAACGAGTGGTACATAATCCAGCTAATTGTTCTCTGGAATTAAAAAAAGTTCCACGTAGCCTGAACAACATAACCCAGTTGAataatcatttttcaaaatttggtaaaattgtaaatatccAAGTTAATTTCGGGGGAGATCCTGAGGGAGCGCTGGTTACCTTCCAGCTACCAGCTGAAGCAAAGGCTGCATACAGAAGCACGGAGGCTGTGTTGAATAATAGATTTATCAAAGTTTTTTGGCATAACAATGTTAACAACAATGCAGCTGGTGGTGCTATTGAAAACGTACCACCAG GATGCCGTCCCTCTGTCAAAGAACGATTAGGTGCTGCTGTAACTGCGCCAGCAAAAACTGAAGAAAATGAATATATTCCCACTCGTCGTTCAACCGAAGAACAAGTCTCACAGACTTTGGTTCCAACTTCGCCAAAAACCACCACTGTTCCTACGCGAGAAGACAAGGTTCTTGCAATAAAAAAGACACAAGAAATATTAGCCGCTAAGGAAACGTTAAAGAAAAAACAGGAAGAGAAACGTAAAGAGGCATTAAAATTAACTGCTGATTTGCGTAAAAGAAAACAAGAATTATTAGATAAGCATTTAATAGAAATTCGAGCTTTGATTGACAAAGCTGAAAAGAATCCAGAACAAAAAGATGCAATTATGGCAACAATCAAAACGATGCAACAATCTATTGATAATTTACGTAAAGATTTGGCTGCAAATGGCCAAATTGGTGGTAACAAAACGCAAATCAAATCTAGAGAACAAACCCAAAAAGAGATCTTAGACGCAGAATTAGATTTAATGACCGCGCAACAGGAAGGACAAGATGCTGGAGAATTGCAAAAAAGATTAAATGAATTGCGAGCACAAGCTGCTGCATTAGGTTTAAATGCAGGGCCAACTGCTGGTCGAGGTACAAGATCTAGTAGAGTTATACGAGGTAGTCATGCATTATCATATAGGGGACGCGGCAGAGGAAGCTTTGCCCATGTTTCAGTAGATCATAGACCTACAAGTCTTCTAGTCTCTGGTTACGAAACCGAAGAAAAGGCTGAAGTTTTAGCACATTTTCAA CAATTTGGAGAAATAGTGAATCAAATAGTAGATGACGCAACGCCTTCAATTGTAATCAATTTCAAATCAAGAAAAGAAGCTGAGATAGCTTTAGTAAAAGGACGCACATTTCAGGATAGATTATTGTCTATAACTTGGGTCTCTGGACATCACCTACATCGTGGCGGTGGTGGTACAAATGCAAATGCATCTGTACAACTTTCTTCACGTTCTGAGCAAGCACCACCACCCACCGATGAGGATATTGACTTAGAA GGTAACGCTGAGGCATTACTTCtcgaagaaaacgaagaagaagaagacgaagatggTGAGTCGCGAAGCTGGCGGCGATAG